In a genomic window of Mageeibacillus indolicus UPII9-5:
- the trxA gene encoding thioredoxin, translating to MRILKQDEFETEVLNSKLPVLVDFYAEWCGPCKMLAPILEKVAARVEGKANVVKIDIDQANELAVKFGIMSVPTMIFFKAGQPVFKKIGLQQADALVNAIEAAL from the coding sequence ATGAGAATTTTAAAACAAGACGAATTTGAAACCGAAGTTCTTAATTCAAAATTGCCGGTATTGGTTGATTTTTATGCAGAATGGTGCGGTCCCTGCAAAATGCTAGCCCCCATTCTTGAAAAAGTTGCCGCCAGAGTTGAAGGCAAAGCCAACGTGGTAAAAATCGATATTGATCAAGCTAACGAATTGGCTGTAAAATTCGGCATTATGTCGGTCCCTACCATGATTTTTTTCAAAGCTGGCCAACCTGTTTTCAAAAAAATCGGTTTACAACAAGCAGATGCTTTGGTTAATGCAATTGAAGCAGCTCTATAA
- a CDS encoding TlpA family protein disulfide reductase has translation MRRQIKYLILVIFILFIFGSGYYYYRNNTVTPPSAAAPGSSEAAMQADAAAGKPLDPPDMFFSDVENTVKHLSEYKGKVVILNFWASWCSVCDAEMPDFNKLYEKYKSNSQVQFLPVAVVDGQRETVEKAKNYMKAKGFGLPLFFDLQGQMFNSIGLPGLPVTLIFNKDGRLISIAPYTEQTKPYYVHVGAMPGDLLEKIIEGELAK, from the coding sequence ATGCGTAGACAAATAAAATACCTGATTCTCGTGATTTTCATTTTATTTATTTTCGGCTCCGGATACTACTATTATCGCAACAATACGGTAACTCCGCCGAGCGCCGCCGCTCCCGGTTCATCGGAAGCAGCCATGCAAGCTGATGCCGCTGCCGGAAAACCACTCGATCCGCCAGACATGTTTTTCAGCGATGTAGAAAATACAGTAAAACATTTGTCGGAATATAAGGGCAAAGTGGTCATACTCAATTTTTGGGCCTCATGGTGCTCTGTCTGCGATGCGGAAATGCCCGATTTCAATAAGCTGTACGAAAAATACAAAAGTAACAGTCAAGTTCAGTTCCTGCCAGTGGCGGTGGTTGATGGACAGCGGGAAACTGTCGAAAAGGCCAAAAATTACATGAAGGCCAAAGGTTTCGGGTTGCCCCTCTTTTTTGACTTGCAAGGGCAAATGTTTAATTCTATTGGATTGCCCGGGCTGCCGGTAACCTTAATTTTCAATAAAGATGGACGCTTGATTTCAATTGCACCTTACACCGAACAAACCAAGCCGTATTATGTTCACGTGGGAGCTATGCCGGGTGATCTGCTCGAAAAAATTATTGAAGGAGAATTGGCCAAGTAA